From the genome of Fusobacterium varium, one region includes:
- the nusB gene encoding N utilization substance protein B homolog has product MSRRLAREELFKLVFEGEIKEENTKDILESYLNREEILQNENEIAFIKKYMNGIAENNDKILKVIEEKITGWSFERIGNVEKALLKISVYEILCEDTPYEIVINEAVELAKIYGDEKTSEFLNGVLAKIVNN; this is encoded by the coding sequence ATGAGTAGAAGATTAGCAAGGGAAGAGTTATTTAAATTAGTATTTGAAGGAGAAATAAAAGAAGAAAATACTAAAGATATATTAGAAAGTTATTTAAACAGAGAAGAGATTCTTCAAAATGAAAATGAGATAGCTTTCATAAAAAAATATATGAATGGAATAGCTGAAAATAATGACAAAATTTTAAAGGTAATAGAAGAAAAAATAACTGGTTGGAGTTTTGAAAGAATTGGAAATGTAGAAAAAGCTCTTTTAAAAATTTCAGTGTATGAAATTTTATGTGAAGATACTCCATATGAAATAGTTATAAATGAGGCAGTAGAACTTGCTAAGATATATGGAGATGAAAAAACATCTGAATTTTTAAATGGAGTTCTAGCAAAAATAGTAAATAATTAA
- the nucH gene encoding Thermonuclease precursor has protein sequence MRKILLSIFIFSLSIVAMAISGKVIRVSDGDTILLQSGSQRIKVRMYGIDAPELKQSYGKDSKNYLENRILNKNVDIKVINEDKYGRKVGKVFYKNKDINLEMIETGNAWFYEYHAKREKEYRKAFKNAQEQKLGLWKEKNPQNPRNFRLENKREE, from the coding sequence ATGAGAAAAATATTACTTTCAATATTTATATTTTCTTTAAGTATAGTAGCCATGGCCATTAGTGGAAAAGTAATAAGAGTGTCTGATGGAGATACTATTTTACTTCAATCTGGAAGTCAGAGAATAAAAGTAAGAATGTATGGAATAGATGCTCCTGAACTAAAGCAGAGTTATGGAAAAGATTCTAAAAATTATTTAGAAAATAGAATATTAAATAAAAATGTTGATATAAAAGTAATAAATGAAGATAAATATGGAAGAAAGGTAGGAAAAGTATTTTATAAAAATAAAGATATAAATTTAGAAATGATAGAAACTGGAAATGCTTGGTTTTATGAATATCATGCTAAGAGAGAAAAAGAGTATAGAAAAGCATTTAAGAATGCTCAAGAACAAAAATTAGGATTATGGAAAGAGAAAAATCCACAAAATCCAAGAAATTTTAGACTAGAAAATAAGAGAGAGGAATAA
- the ypwA_1 gene encoding Putative metalloprotease ypwA produces MSEEIEKISKIPPHEYQEYSELTAKTQGIWEEAKAKNDFKMFKENLKKIFEFNIKFAEYQGKKDKKVYDIILDEYEKGMTTEKLDEFLVH; encoded by the coding sequence ATGTCTGAAGAAATAGAAAAGATAAGTAAAATACCTCCTCATGAATATCAAGAGTATTCAGAATTAACTGCTAAAACTCAAGGAATATGGGAAGAGGCAAAAGCTAAAAATGATTTTAAAATGTTTAAAGAAAATTTGAAAAAAATATTTGAATTTAATATAAAATTTGCAGAATATCAAGGCAAAAAAGATAAAAAAGTATATGATATAATTTTAGATGAATATGAAAAAGGAATGACTACAGAAAAATTAGATGAATTTTTAGTGCATTAA
- the ypwA_2 gene encoding Putative metalloprotease ypwA has product MEKKKIDEKSCINEKVAIDDQRKFNRFLSEYLGFDFDRGVAAESEHPFTLNLDKNDVRLTTKYIEDIPFSSIFSTIHETGHGIYEQQIGDDLQGTTLATGGSMGLHESQSRFYENMIGRSMSFWKGIYNRNIDIFPLLKKIKLEELYKEINKVEPSFIRTEADELTYSLHIMIRYEIEKGIINGEIEIDNLPEVWNKKMEEYLGIMPKTDREGVLQDVHWACGLIGYFPSYALGNVYAAQLYNAMKQNMDIDSLLENGKLDRIKGWLRDRIHIYGKLRETGELIQEITGEELEPKYYIEYLKEKYSKIYNLD; this is encoded by the coding sequence ATGGAGAAAAAGAAAATTGATGAAAAATCGTGTATAAATGAAAAGGTAGCTATTGATGACCAAAGAAAATTTAATAGATTTTTAAGTGAGTATTTAGGATTTGATTTTGACAGAGGAGTAGCAGCTGAAAGTGAGCATCCATTTACATTAAACTTAGATAAAAATGATGTAAGACTTACTACTAAATACATAGAAGATATTCCTTTTTCTTCAATATTTAGTACTATTCATGAAACAGGGCATGGGATATATGAACAGCAGATAGGAGATGATTTACAAGGAACAACTCTAGCTACTGGAGGGTCTATGGGACTTCATGAATCACAGTCAAGATTTTATGAAAATATGATAGGAAGAAGTATGAGTTTTTGGAAGGGAATATACAATAGAAATATAGATATATTTCCACTTTTGAAGAAAATAAAGCTAGAGGAACTTTATAAGGAGATAAATAAAGTAGAACCTTCTTTCATAAGAACAGAGGCAGATGAATTGACATATTCGTTGCATATAATGATTAGATATGAAATAGAAAAAGGAATAATTAATGGTGAAATAGAAATAGATAATCTTCCTGAAGTATGGAATAAAAAAATGGAAGAATATCTAGGAATAATGCCTAAAACAGATAGAGAAGGGGTATTGCAAGATGTACATTGGGCATGTGGACTTATAGGATATTTTCCATCTTATGCTTTGGGAAATGTATATGCAGCTCAACTATATAATGCTATGAAACAAAATATGGATATAGATTCACTTCTTGAAAATGGTAAATTAGATAGAATAAAGGGGTGGTTAAGAGATAGAATACATATTTATGGAAAGTTAAGAGAAACAGGGGAGCTTATTCAAGAGATAACTGGAGAAGAGCTTGAACCCAAATATTATATAGAGTATTTAAAAGAAAAGTATTCAAAAATATATAATCTTGATTAA
- a CDS encoding Predicted membrane protein (DUF2207): MKKLKKIYFLITVFFTVFSVVFSAPSYRVDSLDITAKIQEDGSVVVEEIVLYNASEINGVLYNIDAKGYGKLNSLEVFYEKNGEFIPAVNQNGTSSGSYTVTTSDELYKIKLYSPMRDEKRYFGFRYILPRGVTVYEDIAQFNRKMVGRGWQNSIKDVSVKVILPKKVEKNEIHAFGHGPLTGNIEILSGNEIFFSLKNYRQGEFVETNILFPKEVVSKINPSYIKKSKGYEKIMAMEGRLAEESNKERDRAVKGLILSRVIFYGGILWWLFLVIFIYLKNGKKYKVTNPYGEYFRELPDDYTPAVAGTLVSRKMYPAPEHLFATVMDLVRKDYLEMEEINEVNSRGKSIKKTILRKINGGTSQLKDYEKLVFKWYINELGDGEKVVLEEIEKYVSKNLTNAKKFNANFEKWKTLVYTDMLSKGLKQDKRSTLAVGLGVITGILLFIGGMVLIAVFQDPKFMLFNFLGMPLIIFAAAISRPSKEKEEAYSRWKAFKKFLVDYSNLEEAKLASIHLWEHYFVYAIALGVAEKVAAGYKKIAALRGEDDINLRVGRNRTSLMNTYLYSRAFRTMESSTVKAASRSMREVAKSTRSSSSGSGGGFSRGSSGGGGSRGGGGAF; this comes from the coding sequence TTGAAAAAACTAAAAAAAATTTATTTTTTGATAACTGTATTTTTTACAGTTTTTTCAGTCGTATTTTCAGCACCATCATATAGGGTAGACAGTCTGGACATAACAGCTAAAATACAAGAAGATGGTTCAGTAGTTGTGGAAGAGATAGTCTTATATAATGCTAGTGAAATAAATGGAGTATTGTATAATATTGATGCTAAAGGATATGGAAAACTAAATTCATTAGAAGTTTTTTATGAAAAAAATGGAGAATTTATACCAGCAGTTAATCAAAATGGAACATCTTCAGGTTCTTATACTGTAACAACAAGTGATGAACTTTATAAAATAAAGCTTTATTCTCCTATGAGAGATGAAAAAAGATATTTCGGATTTAGATATATTCTTCCTAGAGGGGTAACTGTATATGAAGATATAGCACAATTTAATAGGAAAATGGTTGGAAGAGGTTGGCAGAATAGTATAAAAGATGTTTCAGTAAAAGTAATACTTCCTAAGAAAGTAGAAAAAAATGAAATACATGCTTTTGGGCATGGACCTCTTACAGGAAATATAGAGATATTAAGTGGAAATGAAATATTTTTTAGTTTAAAAAACTATAGACAGGGAGAATTTGTTGAAACAAACATTCTTTTTCCAAAAGAAGTAGTCAGTAAAATAAATCCAAGCTATATAAAAAAATCAAAAGGTTATGAAAAAATAATGGCTATGGAAGGAAGATTGGCTGAAGAATCAAATAAAGAAAGAGATAGAGCAGTAAAAGGCTTGATATTGAGTAGAGTTATTTTTTATGGTGGGATACTTTGGTGGCTGTTTTTAGTGATATTTATTTACTTAAAAAATGGTAAAAAATATAAGGTAACTAATCCTTATGGGGAATATTTCAGAGAACTTCCAGATGATTATACTCCAGCAGTTGCAGGAACACTAGTATCAAGAAAAATGTATCCAGCTCCAGAACATCTTTTTGCTACTGTAATGGATTTGGTAAGAAAAGATTATTTAGAGATGGAAGAGATAAATGAAGTTAATTCAAGAGGGAAAAGTATTAAGAAAACTATATTAAGAAAAATAAATGGAGGAACTTCCCAATTAAAGGACTATGAAAAATTAGTTTTTAAATGGTATATAAATGAGCTTGGAGATGGAGAAAAGGTAGTTTTGGAAGAAATAGAGAAATATGTTTCTAAAAATCTTACAAATGCTAAAAAATTTAATGCTAATTTTGAAAAATGGAAAACCTTAGTCTATACTGACATGCTTTCTAAAGGATTAAAACAAGATAAAAGAAGTACATTAGCTGTAGGACTTGGAGTTATAACAGGAATACTTTTATTCATTGGTGGAATGGTGTTGATAGCAGTATTTCAAGATCCTAAATTTATGTTATTTAATTTTTTAGGAATGCCATTAATAATATTTGCAGCAGCAATAAGCAGACCAAGCAAAGAAAAGGAAGAAGCATACTCAAGATGGAAAGCTTTTAAAAAGTTTCTAGTTGATTATAGTAATTTAGAAGAAGCTAAACTGGCTTCGATACATTTATGGGAACATTATTTTGTATATGCAATAGCTTTAGGAGTGGCTGAAAAAGTAGCTGCTGGATATAAAAAGATAGCTGCATTAAGAGGAGAAGATGATATTAATTTAAGAGTTGGAAGAAATAGAACATCTCTTATGAATACATATCTTTACAGTAGAGCTTTCAGAACTATGGAAAGCTCTACTGTAAAGGCTGCTTCTCGTTCTATGAGAGAGGTTGCAAAATCTACAAGATCTTCTTCAAGTGGTAGTGGAGGTGGATTTAGTAGAGGATCTTCTGGTGGTGGAGGAAGCCGTGGTGGAGGCGGAGCTTTCTAA
- a CDS encoding LemA family — translation MIILIIVLVLLVLLTVSYQNKFVKLHERVKNSWSQIDVQLQKRVDLIPNLVETVKGYATHEKETLDAVISARSRYTTASTIDEKMKASGELSGVLSRLMMVSESYPDLKANTNFMDLQKQLKDIEDKIGYARQFYNDTVTSYNQSIKMIPGSIFAGIFKFTEEPLFKADEGAKEVPKVKF, via the coding sequence ATGATAATTCTTATAATTGTTCTTGTTTTATTAGTTCTTTTGACTGTATCTTATCAAAATAAATTTGTTAAACTTCATGAAAGAGTTAAAAATTCTTGGAGTCAGATAGATGTCCAGCTTCAAAAAAGAGTAGATTTAATACCTAATTTAGTGGAAACTGTAAAAGGATATGCAACACATGAAAAAGAAACATTAGATGCTGTAATTTCAGCTAGAAGTCGTTATACAACTGCATCTACAATAGATGAAAAAATGAAGGCAAGTGGAGAGTTAAGTGGAGTTTTGAGTAGATTAATGATGGTTTCAGAAAGCTATCCTGATCTTAAAGCAAATACCAATTTTATGGATTTACAAAAACAATTAAAAGATATTGAGGATAAGATTGGGTATGCCCGTCAATTTTATAACGATACTGTTACTTCATATAATCAAAGTATAAAAATGATACCTGGAAGTATTTTTGCAGGAATATTTAAATTTACAGAAGAACCTCTATTTAAAGCAGATGAAGGGGCTAAAGAAGTACCTAAAGTTAAATTTTAA
- the citS gene encoding Citrate transporter yields MKEKFKLAGLEMKYFIPITLVLIAAIALGKLPKGMLGAFPILIVIGAIFDYIGNKTPIVKDYLGGGPIVIIFVSAALVYFNIIPDNETKIIKDFMTTQSFLDFYIAALIVGSIMGMNRKLLIKAAMGYLPVIIGGVAFSILLTGVIGYISGYGFVNAVFYIAIPIMGGGMGAGAVPLSQIFGQALNKQPTELLAVMVPAVALGNALAIVSAGLLDKLGKKFPSLTGNGKLLKAQNAEMTEERKHTPLQYEELGMGLLIATSFFIFGNILSKFIPIHAYALMIISVAIAKILGIVNEYYEECCAKWFNFIMKNFTSALLVGIGVAYTSLKEVIEAFSPIYLLLVAATVIGAIIGTAIVGHLIGFYVIEGSITAGLCMANMGGTGDVAVMSAAHRMELMPFSQISSRIGGAFMLLLTSLLINIIV; encoded by the coding sequence ATGAAAGAAAAGTTTAAACTTGCAGGTTTAGAGATGAAATATTTTATTCCTATTACATTGGTACTTATTGCAGCAATAGCATTAGGAAAACTTCCAAAAGGAATGTTAGGAGCTTTTCCTATTTTGATAGTTATTGGGGCTATTTTTGATTATATAGGGAATAAAACTCCAATAGTAAAAGATTACCTTGGAGGGGGACCAATAGTTATAATATTTGTGTCAGCAGCATTAGTTTATTTTAATATTATACCAGACAATGAAACAAAAATAATTAAGGATTTTATGACAACACAAAGTTTTCTGGATTTTTATATTGCAGCTTTGATTGTAGGAAGTATAATGGGAATGAATAGAAAATTATTAATAAAAGCAGCAATGGGATATCTTCCTGTTATTATTGGAGGAGTAGCATTTTCAATACTTCTCACTGGAGTAATAGGCTATATATCAGGATATGGTTTTGTTAATGCTGTATTCTATATTGCTATTCCTATAATGGGAGGAGGAATGGGAGCAGGAGCAGTACCATTATCACAAATTTTTGGACAGGCTCTTAATAAACAGCCAACAGAATTATTAGCAGTTATGGTCCCAGCAGTAGCATTAGGAAATGCTTTAGCAATAGTATCAGCTGGATTGCTGGATAAACTAGGAAAGAAATTTCCAAGTCTTACAGGGAATGGAAAACTTTTAAAAGCTCAAAATGCAGAAATGACTGAAGAAAGAAAACATACTCCCCTTCAATATGAAGAACTTGGAATGGGACTTCTTATAGCAACATCATTTTTTATTTTTGGAAATATTTTAAGTAAGTTTATACCTATTCATGCTTATGCATTAATGATAATTTCAGTAGCAATTGCAAAAATATTGGGGATAGTAAATGAATATTATGAGGAGTGTTGTGCAAAATGGTTTAATTTTATAATGAAAAATTTTACATCAGCTCTTTTAGTTGGAATAGGGGTAGCATATACAAGTTTAAAAGAAGTAATAGAAGCATTTAGTCCTATATATTTATTACTGGTTGCAGCAACAGTAATTGGAGCTATTATAGGAACAGCTATTGTCGGACATTTGATAGGATTTTATGTAATAGAAGGATCTATAACAGCTGGATTGTGTATGGCAAATATGGGAGGGACTGGAGATGTAGCAGTTATGTCAGCAGCTCATAGAATGGAGCTTATGCCTTTTTCTCAAATTTCATCAAGAATAGGAGGAGCTTTTATGCTTCTGCTTACATCACTCTTGATAAATATAATTGTTTAG
- the sapB_1 gene encoding putative Mg(2+) transport ATPase gives MDNFTMNLSVYEIGLRIGMAIIIGGMIGYERGHNNRPAGFRTHILVCLGAAVVSMVQDHLRINIVRFAMENGSVAQVIKTDLGRIGAQVVSGIGFLGAGTIMRDKGTIGGLTTAASIWVTGCIGLGVGWGFYSMSFLSGLAVLLVLITLKKVERRFIDDKAISKIEIEYDSEINNGMYYSNTNEIFKEFSIRVRSMKKDPDKNRILYTLVIPRQYSILDLTSEFSKNKEVTSIRIIK, from the coding sequence ATGGATAATTTTACTATGAATCTTAGTGTTTATGAAATAGGTTTGAGAATAGGAATGGCTATAATTATTGGTGGAATGATAGGATATGAAAGGGGTCATAATAATAGACCTGCTGGATTTAGAACTCATATACTTGTATGTTTGGGAGCAGCAGTAGTTTCTATGGTACAGGACCATTTAAGAATAAATATAGTCAGATTTGCTATGGAGAATGGAAGTGTAGCTCAGGTCATAAAAACTGACTTAGGAAGAATAGGAGCTCAAGTAGTGAGTGGTATAGGATTCTTAGGAGCAGGAACTATAATGAGAGATAAAGGGACTATAGGTGGATTGACAACAGCAGCTTCTATATGGGTAACAGGTTGTATAGGACTTGGAGTTGGTTGGGGATTTTATAGTATGTCCTTTCTTTCGGGATTGGCAGTTCTTTTAGTTCTTATAACATTAAAAAAGGTAGAAAGAAGATTTATAGACGACAAAGCAATTTCAAAAATAGAAATAGAATATGATTCAGAAATTAATAATGGAATGTATTATTCTAATACTAATGAAATATTTAAAGAATTCAGTATTAGAGTGAGAAGTATGAAAAAAGATCCTGATAAAAATAGAATATTGTACACTCTTGTTATTCCAAGACAGTATAGTATTTTAGATCTTACATCTGAATTTTCTAAAAATAAAGAAGTAACTTCAATAAGAATAATTAAATAA
- the sdcS gene encoding Na(+)/dicarboxylate symporter, producing the protein MSAKNVKRYSCIFLALFLILFVKYLPLPDGMKPLGMNVIGIFLGSLLLWLTVAIDWPSLLCITAIGLIPEIGFKNVFLSSFGNDTFAFLMCTFLCTHVLAETPFLKRCAVSFITSPIAKKGPWLFVISFISAVIFIGCFVSPSVLFVVFLPILEKINEILGIKKGDKIGKMLMISLAFCVSVAAGMTPIAHVFSIMAMGFYTTATGMTIGYAEYMAFAVPVGIICTIFLILMFRFILNPDMKKIKNIDISALKNEIKPMRKKERAILGVFIIIVALWVLPSILKPYFPVICKKISAMGTAMPPMLGVICYSIMSFDEKPVLNFAEGMKKGVQWSSIIMAAGTLALGSAMTNQHVGLAQYLVETLTPILKEVSPLLLVIIFTLWACIQTNFSSNMVTVTVVTTVAIPLVQATNGAVSAPAIVSIIGMMSAFAFATPPAMPHIAIAIGSEWVESADMFKYGFIFMVVAVIVTIFVGYPIAAILM; encoded by the coding sequence ATGTCTGCTAAAAATGTAAAAAGATACTCATGTATCTTCCTTGCATTATTTTTAATCTTATTTGTAAAATATCTTCCACTTCCAGATGGAATGAAGCCATTAGGAATGAATGTAATCGGAATATTTCTAGGTAGTTTATTGCTCTGGCTTACAGTTGCTATTGACTGGCCTAGTTTATTGTGCATAACTGCAATTGGTTTGATTCCAGAAATTGGATTTAAAAATGTTTTTTTAAGTTCTTTTGGAAACGATACTTTTGCTTTTTTAATGTGTACTTTTCTCTGTACCCATGTTCTTGCAGAAACTCCATTTTTAAAAAGATGTGCTGTTTCTTTCATAACAAGTCCTATAGCTAAAAAAGGTCCTTGGCTTTTTGTTATATCTTTTATTTCTGCAGTTATATTCATAGGGTGTTTTGTATCTCCCTCTGTTTTATTTGTCGTTTTTCTTCCTATATTAGAAAAAATTAATGAAATATTAGGAATAAAAAAAGGAGATAAGATAGGTAAAATGTTAATGATTAGTCTTGCCTTCTGTGTGTCTGTTGCTGCTGGAATGACTCCTATTGCTCATGTATTCAGTATAATGGCTATGGGATTTTACACAACTGCTACTGGTATGACTATAGGATATGCTGAATATATGGCTTTTGCCGTTCCTGTTGGAATTATATGTACAATATTTTTAATTCTTATGTTTAGATTTATACTTAACCCAGATATGAAAAAAATTAAAAATATAGATATTTCTGCTTTAAAAAATGAAATAAAACCAATGAGAAAAAAAGAAAGAGCCATTCTTGGAGTATTTATTATAATAGTTGCTCTATGGGTTCTTCCTAGTATATTAAAACCTTATTTTCCTGTAATATGTAAAAAAATCTCAGCTATGGGAACTGCTATGCCTCCCATGCTTGGTGTTATTTGCTATTCTATAATGTCTTTTGATGAAAAGCCTGTGCTAAATTTTGCTGAAGGAATGAAAAAAGGAGTTCAGTGGTCAAGCATTATAATGGCTGCTGGTACACTAGCTTTAGGAAGCGCTATGACAAATCAGCATGTAGGTCTAGCACAATATCTTGTAGAAACTTTAACTCCTATACTGAAAGAAGTAAGTCCTTTGCTCCTTGTCATAATTTTTACTTTATGGGCTTGTATTCAAACAAACTTTTCATCTAATATGGTCACTGTTACAGTTGTTACCACAGTAGCTATTCCTTTAGTACAGGCAACTAATGGAGCTGTATCTGCTCCAGCAATAGTTTCTATAATTGGAATGATGTCAGCTTTTGCTTTTGCTACCCCTCCAGCTATGCCACATATAGCTATCGCCATTGGATCAGAATGGGTAGAATCTGCTGATATGTTTAAATATGGATTTATCTTTATGGTAGTTGCAGTAATAGTTACTATATTTGTGGGATATCCTATAGCTGCAATACTTATGTAA
- a CDS encoding MORN repeat variant: MKKFLLLIFFIILLSSCYTKEREIDISKKQERNGIVYIINESKPYSGKIIKKYANGQILLLMSYKNGKLDGKYAHFYQNGQIYIDAEYKDGNLNGLYKKYHYTGQIILEANYVKGELDGIYLEYSKEGNKLKEIKYDNGKIIEKIQE; the protein is encoded by the coding sequence ATGAAAAAATTCTTACTACTTATTTTTTTTATAATACTACTGAGTAGCTGCTACACAAAAGAAAGAGAAATAGATATCTCTAAGAAACAGGAAAGAAATGGAATAGTCTATATAATCAATGAGAGTAAACCATATTCTGGAAAAATAATAAAAAAATATGCGAATGGACAAATACTCCTTTTAATGAGTTATAAAAATGGAAAACTTGATGGAAAATATGCTCATTTTTATCAAAATGGACAAATATACATAGATGCTGAATATAAAGATGGAAACCTTAATGGTTTATATAAAAAATACCACTACACTGGACAAATTATTTTAGAAGCAAATTATGTTAAAGGTGAATTAGATGGAATTTACTTGGAATATTCAAAAGAAGGAAACAAACTCAAAGAGATAAAATATGATAATGGAAAAATAATAGAAAAAATTCAAGAATAA
- the cspE gene encoding Cold shock-like protein CspE, producing MKGTVKWFNQDKGFGFITGEDGKEVFAHYSQIQKDGFKTLEENEEVIYEVTQGQKGPQASNIKTR from the coding sequence ATGAAAGGTACAGTTAAATGGTTTAATCAAGACAAAGGTTTTGGATTTATTACAGGTGAGGATGGAAAAGAAGTTTTTGCACATTATTCTCAAATTCAAAAAGATGGATTTAAAACTTTAGAAGAAAATGAAGAAGTTATATATGAAGTAACTCAAGGTCAAAAAGGGCCACAAGCTTCTAATATAAAAACTAGATAA
- the sapB_2 gene encoding putative Mg(2+) transport ATPase: MLIMLKNEGEISLSEFTLDLSIKSIALRIFIAIVIGGIIGYERGYNNRPAGFRTHILVCLGATIVSLTQDQLRINIVKFAMETSIVTQVIKTDLGRMGAQVVSGIGFLGAGTIMREKKTIGGLTTAASIWATGCIGLGIGWGFYTIAISAGVAVIIVLVTLKKLEVSLIEKKFIEKIEIIYSNERNMGLNLQETYEVFKNYNIKIKNLKKELNEKK; this comes from the coding sequence ATGTTAATAATGTTAAAAAATGAGGGGGAGATTTCATTGAGTGAATTTACATTAGACCTCAGTATAAAAAGCATAGCTTTAAGAATATTTATAGCAATAGTTATTGGAGGAATAATAGGATATGAAAGGGGCTATAATAATAGACCAGCAGGATTTAGAACACATATATTAGTATGTTTAGGAGCAACAATAGTTTCTTTAACTCAAGATCAACTTAGGATTAATATAGTAAAATTTGCTATGGAAACTTCAATAGTGACTCAGGTTATAAAAACAGATTTAGGGAGAATGGGAGCACAGGTAGTAAGTGGAATAGGATTTTTAGGTGCAGGAACTATAATGAGAGAAAAAAAGACTATAGGAGGACTCACTACAGCAGCATCAATATGGGCTACAGGCTGTATAGGTTTAGGAATAGGGTGGGGATTTTATACTATAGCTATATCTGCAGGAGTTGCTGTAATAATTGTTCTTGTTACTTTAAAAAAATTAGAAGTTTCATTAATTGAAAAGAAATTTATAGAAAAAATAGAAATTATTTATAGTAATGAAAGGAATATGGGACTTAATCTACAAGAAACATATGAAGTTTTTAAAAATTATAATATTAAAATAAAAAATTTAAAAAAAGAATTAAATGAAAAAAAATAA
- a CDS encoding Argininosuccinate lyase, whose amino-acid sequence MKKIFKFFGILFATATLFGACGKEKEVESATKYPSKPVNVIVAYKAGGGTDVGARILVSEAQKSFPQPFVIVNKPGADGEIGYTELLKAKPDGYTIGFINLPTFVSIPLQRKTNFKKEDAAAIMNHVFDPGVLAVKADSKWQTLEDFIEDAKANPDKLTVSNNGTGASNHIGAAHFAYEAGIKITHVPFGGSTDMIAALRGNHVDATVAKISEVGNLVKNNELRVLAVFTEKRLANFSDIPTLKEKGYNVLFGSARAIVAPKGTPDEVIKTLHDTFKTALESPENVEKSNNSNLPLQYMSPEELTNFINEQEIYIKEIVPKLGI is encoded by the coding sequence ATGAAAAAAATATTTAAATTCTTTGGAATATTATTTGCAACAGCAACTTTATTTGGAGCTTGTGGAAAAGAAAAGGAAGTAGAATCAGCTACAAAGTACCCAAGTAAACCTGTAAATGTTATTGTAGCGTATAAAGCTGGAGGAGGAACAGATGTAGGAGCACGTATTTTAGTTTCTGAAGCTCAAAAATCATTTCCTCAACCTTTTGTTATAGTTAATAAACCAGGAGCAGATGGAGAAATAGGATATACAGAGTTATTAAAAGCAAAACCAGATGGATATACAATTGGATTTATAAATCTTCCTACTTTTGTAAGTATACCTCTACAAAGAAAAACAAACTTTAAGAAAGAAGATGCAGCTGCTATAATGAACCATGTTTTTGATCCAGGAGTTTTAGCAGTTAAAGCAGATAGTAAGTGGCAGACTTTAGAAGATTTTATTGAAGATGCAAAAGCTAATCCAGATAAATTAACAGTTTCAAATAATGGTACTGGAGCATCTAATCATATTGGGGCAGCTCATTTTGCATATGAAGCAGGAATAAAAATAACTCATGTTCCTTTTGGAGGAAGTACAGATATGATTGCAGCTCTTCGTGGAAATCATGTAGATGCAACAGTGGCAAAAATCAGTGAAGTTGGAAATTTGGTTAAAAATAATGAATTACGTGTTTTAGCTGTATTTACTGAAAAGAGATTGGCAAATTTTTCTGATATACCTACTTTAAAAGAAAAAGGATATAATGTTTTATTTGGATCAGCTCGTGCTATAGTGGCTCCTAAAGGAACTCCAGATGAAGTTATAAAAACTTTGCATGATACATTTAAAACAGCTTTAGAGTCACCAGAAAATGTAGAGAAATCTAATAATTCTAATCTTCCTCTGCAATATATGTCGCCTGAGGAATTAACAAATTTTATAAATGAACAAGAAATCTATATAAAAGAAATTGTACCTAAACTTGGGATATAG